Within the Prochlorococcus sp. MIT 1300 genome, the region CTCATGGTGTTGAAGCTCAACAGGCCGAGGTTGATTTTGCTTTGACCGTTACCCCAATAGGTAATAAGGGGCGTGCCCAAAGAGTTGATATAACAAATGGCTCGTTATTGTTTGTTGAAGATGGCCAGCAAATAGCAGCAGATGTAACTCTTGCTCAAATTGCAGCAGGTGCAGTCAAGAAAAGCGTTGAAAAGGCTACTAAGGATGTTATTTGTGACTTGGCTGGCCAAGTTAGGTATGAGAATGCAATTCAGCCTAAGTCGGTCACTGATAGGCAAGGGAATATCACTTTAAAAGCACAGCGTCTTGGTCGACTGTGGGTATTGGCTGGGGATGTTTATAACCTCCCACCCAATGCATTGCCAGTTGTTAAGGGCAACGTCAAGGTTGAACATGGTCAGGTGCTGGCTGAGGCGAGCCAAGCCAGTGAATTTGGTGGAGAGGTACGTTTACGTGATTCGATAGGGGATTCTCGAGAAGTACAAATAGTCACAACTTCTATGACTCTCAAAGACTTTAAGTTGATGGGAGAATCGACTCATTCTGGTGAAATATGGCATTTAGAGGCAAAAGATGGTACCCGTTATCGGCTTAATACTATTCCTGGGAGCAAGATTGGTAATGGAGAAGTTATTGCTGAGCTAGCTGATGATAGGTTCCGTACACAAACAGGTGGCTTAGCAAAATTTGCTCCTGGCTTGGCAATTAAGAAGGCAAGGTCAGCAAAGAATGGTTTTGAGGTAAGTAAAGGAGGAACTTTGTTGTGGATTCCCCAGGAAACCCACGAGATTAATAAAGACATTTCATTATTAATGATTAAAGATGGTCAGTGGATTGAAGCAGGTACAGAGGTCGTTAAAGATATTTTTAGTCAAACAGCAGGCATCGTAACTGTCACTCAGAAGAATGATATTTTGCGGGAAATTATTGTTCGTAGTGGGAGCTTCCATATTTGTAGTGAAAATAAGGTTTTGGAACGCTTTAGAGGTGATGGTCAAATGGTTAACCCAGGGGAGAAAATTGCCAAAGGCATTGATTCAGATGTCATGACTTTTGTGCAAACTGTCGAGACTCCTGAAGGTAGTGGTTTATTGCTCAGACCAGTAGAGGAATATTCCATCCCCAACGAAGCTCAATTGCCTGAGTTGTCACACATTAAGCAATTGAACGGACCACATTTGGGATTAAAGGCAACCCAGCGCCTTGCTTTTAAAGATGGTGAATTAATTAAGTCAGTCGAGGGTGTTGAGTTGCTTAAAACACAGTTAAGCCTGGAGACATTTGATACGACCCCGCAAATGACTGTTGATGTAGAGGCAATCAGAGATAAAAGAGCTAAAACTATTGAGAGGCTTCGCTTAGTAATCCTTGAGTCTATTTTGGTTCGTAGGGATACTATTTCAGATTCAAGTCATGGATCAACTCATACCGAACTTCAAATCGAGGATGGTCAAACAGTTAATGCAGGGGATGTGGTAGCAACTACTCAGATTTTGTGCAAACAAGAGGGAATTGCTCAATTGCCAGAAATGCAAGAAGGAGACCCTATAAGACGTCTCATTGTTGAGCGTGATGAGGATACAGTTACTTTGACGACTAAAGAACCCCCTGTGGTCAAATTAGGTCAGAGATTGGTTGATGGCGAATCCTTGTCTAAGAGCGATATTTCGTCTTGTTGTGGTGAGGTCGAGAGCGTTGACGATAAAAAAGTAACCTTGCGTTTAGGACGTCCATATATGGTTTCTCCAGACTCTGTTTTACATGTTCGGGATGGTGATTTAGTACAGAGGGGAGATGGATTAGCTCTTTTAGTGTTTGAACGTCAAAAAACTGGAGATATTGTTCAGGGCTTACCAAGGATTGAAGAACTATTAGAAGCTCGTCGCCCTAGAGAGTCTGCAATTTTGTGTAAGAAGTCAGGCACTGTAGATATTAAGCAAGGAGAAGATGATGAATCAATTACCGTGAATGTTATTGAAGAAGGTGATTCAATCGCCGAGTATCCAATTCTTTTAGGCCGTAACGTCATGGTCAGTAATTCCCAGCAAGTACATGCTGGTGAATTATTAACTGATGGCCCAATTAACCCTCACGAATTACTTGATTGTTTCTTTTCTGATTTACGCGACCGCAAACCTTTAATGGAAGCAGCACAGGAATCTATCGCAAAACTCCAACATCGACTGGTAACTGAAGTGCAAAATGTTTATAAGTCTCAGGGAGTTTCAATTGATGATAAACATATTGAGGTGATTGTTCGTCAGATGACTAGTAAGGTCCGAATTGAAGATGCAGGAGACACAACTTTGCTCCCTGGAGAATTAATTGAACTAAGACAAGTTGAAGATACCAATCAGGCAATGTCTATAACTGGAGGTGCTCCGGCTGAATTCACTCCTGTTCTTCTTGGCATAACTAAAGCCTCTCTTAATACTGATAGTTTCATTTCAGCTGCATCATTCCAAGAAACCACTCGTGTATTAACTGAAGCAGCGATTGAAGGGAAGAGTGATTGGCTGAGAGGACTTAAGGAGAACGTGATTATTGGTCGACTTATTCCTGCTGGCACAGGGTTTAGCGGCTTTGAAGAAGAGCTTCGAGCTGAAGCGGGTCCTCATCCAGATATTTTGGCGGAAGACCCTGCTGGGTACCGCCGTATGCAGAATTTGCGTCCGGACTACACAGTTGAAATGCCAGCTTCTCCAGCAGCTAGTTCAACTGCAGTTCTAGATGACCCTAGTGATGAAGATCTAGAAGCGACTCGAAACCGTCATGGCATTGATCCATCTTCAAGTAATTTTGCTGCTTTTGTTAGACCAACTAGCGAAAATGAATTGGAGGAAGATCAATCTCCTGACCCTGCAGCGTTAGAAGGCCTTCAGGAAGAAGGACTCCTCTCAGATGATTAATTGGGTGAATTCATCCTCATTCATTTGCTGTTCATTGGTTTAATTTCTCTCTCTACTAAATTTTGACAATGCTTGAACCAAGGTTGATCCCACAGCGTCGGCTTCCGCGTTATGGTTTTCATAATCATATTGAAAAGTTAAATGGGCGTCTTGCAATGATTGGTTTTATTGCTTTGATGCTCGTTGAGTTCAGGCTTGGACATGGCTTGTTGATTTGGTGAGTAATTTGCCCATTGCTTGTGGCAAAGATGTACTTCTTGGAAAGAGCAGAAGTGACTTAGAGCAATGGGTTGCTTTACGTGGGGAAGAGCCTTTTCGAGGAAGACAGTTGCATCAATGGCTTTATACCAAAGGTGTGAAGACTCTTGATGAGATAACTGTTTTGCCCAAGACCTTGCGTTCAACACTTGATAAAAGTGGTGTAGAGATTGGGAGACTTGAGGAGGCTAAACGAGTTGTCGCTCTTGACCTGACTACTAAATTGCTTTTAGAAACTTCTGACGGTGAAAAAATTGAGACTGTTGGCATCCCGAGTGAGCATCGCTTAACTGTTTGTGTATCAAGTCAAGTTGGATGTTCGATGGCTTGTCGGTTTTGTGCAACTGGAAAGGAAGGTTTAACTAGGTCATTGGAAGTGAATGAGATTGTTGATCAGGTTTTGAGTGTCAGGGAGGCAATGAATAGACGGCCATCTCACATAGTGTTTATGGGTATGGGAGAACCATTGCTAAATATCTATGCTGTATTGAATGCAATCCGTTGTTTTAATGAAGATCTAGGAATTAGTCAGAGGAGGATTACGGTAAGTACCGTTGGAGTTGCCAATACTTTGCCGAAACTGGGAGAGTTGGCGATGAGACATCTTGGGAGAGTTCAATTTACTTTGGCGGTAAGTCTTCATGCTCCAAACCAGAAGTTACGTGAGTTTTTGGTTCCAACTGCTAAGGCTTATCCATTGGAGCTTCTTCTTGAGGATTGTCGTCATTATTTAGACATCACAGGAAGGCGAGTGAGCTTTGAGTATGTTTTATTAGGAGGTGTCAATGATCTCCCAGAACATGCAGAGGAGTTGTCATTGCGAGTAAGTGGATTTCAGAGCCATGTAAATCTAATTGCTTATAACCCTATTGATGAGGAGGACTTTAATCGTCCTAGTCAGAGGCGAATTAATGCATTTAGAAATGTACTAGAACAAAAAGGTATTGCTGTCAGCTTACGTGCAAGTCGAGGTTTGGATCAAAATGCAGCCTGTGGTCAGCTAAGGAGAAATCATCAACCTAATTGATAATTAGTAGAATCTCGTTTGGGGTCAAATGCACCTCTTGGAATAGCTTCTTTCCATGGTGTTACGATTGTCATTAAGAGAAAAGATGGTACCGCAGTAGCCATACTTAGAGCAAAAAAACTACTCCAACCAATTTGATTTGCTACAAAGCCTCCAGGTGTTGATAGTAGAGATCTGCTAAGAGCATAGATACCTGACAAAAGGGCATATTGGGAAGCTGAGAATCTCGGATTGCATAAACTCATAAGGAGAGCCAGGAAGGCACTGACCATCATTCCGCTACAGAAGTTTTCGACGGTAACTGCGATTAGAAGCCTTTGAATAGTCCCCCCAAAATGGGCAAGTGCCCAATATGCAAGGTTGCTTATTGCGCCTACTATTCCATAAATCCAAAGAGCCTTATTTAGGCCTAGTTTGCTAAAGAAAATTCCGCCAGTTGCAGTGCCTAACATTGTGGCTGCTATCCCCCAGCCTCCTTGGATTGCGCCTATGAGTTCTGGTGTGAAACCAGCTTGAATAAGGAATGGCACTGACATAAGACTGAGTAATCCATCGGGCCAGCGATATAGCAATACAAGAGTTAATAATTGTATGGCTTTACGTTTTCCAGTGCGTCCAACAAATTCATATGCAGGGCCTAAAACTGCCTCTCTTAAGGTAGGAAGAGAGTTCTCTATTTGGGTTAGCTTTGGTGCTAATAGAGTGAAGGGTGAGATCGCTAACATAAGTATTCCCGCTAGTAGAAATGCAATTCGCCATCCAAATATTCCAGCAATAAAAAAGCCTCCTGCACCAATGAACAGCATTGCCAGGCGATATCCCAGACTTGCTGCTGCAGCACCTCCTCCTCTTTCTTTTTCTGGCAATAAGTCTGTTCGGTAGGCATCTACAACAACATCTTGTGAGGCACTAAGTATTGCTACTAATAAGGCGGCTAAGCCTACTAAAAATAGATGAAAAGGTTCTTCGTTGGGTTTAAGGCTAAGGAATGCAATTAGATTGATCCCTATCAATATTTGAAGTATTGCTATCCAGCCTCTACGCCTATCTGGCCATGGAATTGCCCACTTGTCCATTAAGGGGGCCCAGAAAAGTTTGAGAGTGTATGGAAGTTCAATTAGCCCTAACAGTCCAATCATCTCAATAGGGATTCCAAGAGCAGTTAGCCAGCCTTGAAGGAGCTTGCTAATCGTCATTAACGGCAATCCGCTTGCGAAACCTTCAATGCCGACTGTGAGTGTTCTGACAGCCTGGCCTGCCTGAGGAGAAAATTTTGATTTGAGGTTTTGAAATCTTTTGCGCATCATTAGTGTTAGGAACAGAACAGAATGTCCAAAAAATTGCTGTGTCTTTCTTCCGTTCCACTTTGCTCCCTTTAATTATCGTTCTTATCTTTGGGTTGGCATTTATTGCCGTTAGTGCCCGTATTTGGCTGCCGGGTGACATGATTGCTCCGGCTCCAATTGGTTGAGATCACTCCACAAAAGCCTTTACGATCTACCGCATGACAGATGCTTCAGATCAGATAACAGATGAGGGTTTGGTCAATTTGGCCATTGATCCAGATGTCTTGGCACAAGAGTTGGCTGCTGAACTTCTTGGAGACCCATTAGATGAAATTGACCCTGAAAGTGCAGGCCCTAATGCGTTAAGCGTCGCACGCGAGTGTGAATTGGGTTTGGATTGGCTGCAAAAAGGACATCAAGAGCGCAGACTTCAAGGACTACGTGTTTTTTGTGAGCACCGGGATCCACGAGCTCTTCCTCTTCTTATCCCTTTATTGCGTGAGCCTTGCCCTGTGGAGCGGATGAGTGCTGTTTATGCATTGGGTAGAAATCCTTGCCCTAGAGCTGTTGAAATTTTGGTTCAGTTATTGAAAACAGATGGTAATGCTTATGTTCGTAAAGCTACGGCTTGGAGTCTGGGAAATTATCCAGATGCCTCTGTCTTGCAGCCACTAGTAGATGCTCTTCAGCATGATGTTGCTGCAGTGAGGCTTTGGGCAGCTGGCTCGTTAGCAGAAGTAGGAGGTAATTCATTGAAGAATGCAGAATCCGCAGCAGATCAGTTGTTAATCAGTCTAAGAATTGACAGTGAACCTTTGGTTAGGAGTAATTGTATTTGGGCTCTTGGTCGTCTACATGACAAGTTGCCTGAGAGTTTGAGGGCTCAGATGGTGGATGTTTTTTTTAATGTTTTGTTGAATGATCTAGAAGCATCTGTACGTGATGAGGCGAGCATCGCGTTAGAGCAATTAGAGAACCCACAAGTCATAGCAAGGCTTAAGGGGCTGATCGATGAAGGACTTTTGGTTTGAGAGGTTTTTTCAAAACACAGCCTTGTTACAACAGTCGCAAAATTTTGGTCAGAGTTTCTATAACATCATGGTCTTTGAAAGACAGATGCATGCCACAACGCACTCTGCGATTCCGCATTCGACAGGATGGTCGGGTTGAAGAGAGCGTTGAGGGAGTGATCGGTGAGGACTGTAATCAGCTCACTGAAAAGCTTGAGGCCGCTTTGGGCTCAGTTGAGCACAGAGAACGGACCTCAGAGTCTTACCTCCGTCCCCAGGACCAGGCACAGTCCATCCCTGCAGAAATCCTCTGATGTCCCACTTCAGCACACTAAAAACCCAACTGCGAAAGCTCGAACCGCTTGTACAGGCCTTACAGGAGTTAGGGCATGTTCCAAACTTAGGCGAGCATATAATTCGTGGTTACCGTGGCCAGACTGTTAAGGCCGAGCTGGCAGTTCAAATGGCCAATGATGGTGGTGATATTGGTTTTCGATGGAATCCCTCCACAGAGTCGTATGAATTGGTTGCTGACTTGGACTTGTGGAAACATACGGTCCCAGTAGAGCGCTTTTTGGCACAATTAACTCAGCGTTATGCACTCAATACTGTTCTTGCAGCAACCGCACAAGAGGGTTTTGAGGTCTCAAAGCAAAGTAGCAACATCGATGGCTCTATTGAATTGGTCGTAACCCGTTGGGACCCCTGACTCGGGAATCCGATCCATCAAAGGCGTTTTTAGCCAATTCTCAAAGTGAATTTTCACGTAATGGCTTTGAACCGTGCTTGGGTGGAAAATTGCGCGAAAAGGCTGTTTGGGTCGACGAATCAGCTTGTATAGGATGTCGTTATTGTGCTCATGTTGCTACCAACACTTTTGTGATAGAGAGTGATTTGGGGCGTTCAAGGGCAGTTCGGCAAGATGGAGACAGTTCAGAGCGAATCCAGGAAGCTATAGATACATGCCCTGTTGACTGTATTCATTGGGTTCAGTTCGAAGAACTTGCAGATTTACGTTTGCAGTTAGATCAACTTGACTTACATCCTCTTGGGACGTTGCCCAGGGTGCCTAAAAGACTTAAGCCTCGAAAAAAAAATCAATAATTTTAGTGTGCCCACTTCTATTCCTTGCCGTCGCTTTGGTCGTTCAGAGATAGAAATACCAATTTTGTCTCTTGGTGGAATGCGATATCAACAGAGCTGGTCTGATCTGGCTTTGGATGAAATTTCTTTTAATGAGCAATCTCATGTGGAAAATATTTTGGAGGCAGCTGTGTCCTGTGGTTTGCATCATGTAGAAACTGCAAGGCATTACGGAAGTTCTGAGCTGCAGCTTGGTAGGGCAATGCAGAAGATCTCTGATTCAAAGCGTTTGCTTCAGACAAAAGTTCCTGCGAATGATGATCCCCATTCTTTTGAAAAAGAGTTGGAGTTGAGTTTTGAAAGACTTAAATGCAAAAGGGTTGATCTGTTCGCAATTCATGGTCTGAATCTCCCTGAGCATCTGGATCAGACTCTGCGCCCAAATGGGTGTATGGATGTTGTTCGTAGATGGCAGGATGACGGGAGAATTGGGCATGTTGGTTTCTCTACTCATGGTCCAGTAGATCTAATTATTGAGGCGATTAAGACAGGCCATTTTGATTACGTGAACCTTCATTGGTATTACATTTGGCAAGAGAATTCACTTGCTTTAGATGTTGCGAAAGAATATGATTTAGGCGTTTTCATAATTAGCCCTACTGATAAGGGAGGACATCTTCATAACCCTTCTTTAGAACTTATTAAGTTGTGTGCTCCCCTACACCCTATTGTTTTTAATGATCTCTTCTGCTTAAGTGATCCAAGGGTACACACTATTAGTGTAGGTGTAGCCAACTTGCAAGATTTTGAGAAGCACCTTGAAGCAGTAACACTTTTAGATAGTGTTCAAAATTATTTGCCGGAAATAAAGGCACGTTTGTATTCTGCTGCACGAATGAAGTTAGGCGATGCTTGGTTAGATAGCTGGAAGGTAGGTCTGCCAAGTTGGCAAGAAACCCCAGGCCATATAAACCTTCATGTTTTGCTTTGGCTTCATAATCTGCTTGAGGCATGGGATATGGAAAGTTATGCAAAGGCTCGCTATTGCTTGTTAGGTAATGGGGGACATTGGTTTCCAGGTAGTAATGCTGATGTTTTAGATAGTGAGGTTAGTGAAATAAGTTTAAGGGAAGCTCTTTGCAATAGCCCTTGGCGAGATGATATCCCTTTATTGCTGAGGAATCTCCGAGAACGAATTGGTGGGCAATCTAGGCAAAGGCTTTCTAGTGCATAGTGCCTAGGGGCCTTTTCGTTGGTATACCTATCGACCTTGGGTAAATAGTTGGACATTCTGAATCTTTTTTTACTCTTATCTGATGACGTAAACCACGATTATTTGGGAGCTGAATACTTTCTACTTTAATTATTTTAGATTTTAATGGTTTTAAAGCTTCAATGAGTTTCTTCTCTTCTACTAGGTTCCACTGACCACGAAATAATAATGCTTCTTTGTTTGTTTTGATTAAAGGTATTAAATATTCAGCTAAAACCGGACAACTTGCTACTGCGCGTGCCATGGCTAAATCAAACTTTCCACGACAAGCTTTATCATGACCAGTAGTCTCTACACGCTCCGTACGAACAGTTACTCTTGGATTTAATCCTAAATCTTTAACCATTCCCTTGAGAGCATCCGTTTTCTTCCGGACAGATTCTATGAGTGTTAACTTTGCTTTAGGTAGGGCTATTGCAACTGCAAGTCCAGGGAAGCCACAACCGGTGCCTACATCAATAATGCTGAGGGGTATTTGTGGGGTCGACAGTTCATGACTAAGAGGCCAGAGGCTGTCAAAAATTTGTGAAATCCAATAATCTTCACCTTCTATGAGTTTTGTCAGATTTATTTGTGAATTCCATTTTTGTAGTGATGTTTGAAGAGTTCTCATTTGCTCAAATTGTTGATTTGATGGTTCCCATTGCATCGTTTCCCAAATCGATGGACTCGGCTGTGAAAAATCTGTATGGCTATGTAACTGCATTTCTGGGTTGATCTCTTTAGGATGTGGAAGAAGGGGGATTCTTGGATTTGTTTTTAAGATTTTGATTTTAGATTTGACTGCTCTCCCTAACTATTACGAACAATTAGAAGTCTCTCGCTCTGCAGATAATGAGACACTTCGGAGAGCGTTCTGTCGATTGAGTAAGACTCTTCACCCAGATACGACTTCTTTGCCGCCTGAAACGGCTTCTGAGAAATTTCAAGCACTAAAAAAGGCTTATGAGTTTCTTTCTGACCCGGCTCTGAGAAAGTCCTATGACGAAAGTCTTG harbors:
- a CDS encoding DNA-directed RNA polymerase subunit beta'; translated protein: MTPASPKTRKSSTKSTRSKAKGGKGSKKGAKAKLSTSPVLAKTPPPFRNRIVDKKGLKQLVAWAYKTHGTAATAAMADNLKDLGFRFATQAAVSISVDDLKVPEAKQDLLGQAEEQITATEECYRLGEITEVERHTKVIDTWTETNERLVDAVKKNFNQNDPLNSVWMMANSGARGNMSQVRQLVGMRGLMANPQGEIIDLPIRTNFREGLTVTEYVISSYGARKGLVDTALRTADSGYLTRRLVDVAQDVIVREEDCGTKRAILVKQEDGGFGNRLVGRLTAEQLLGTDGEVIAERDTEIDPVLSRRIEKAGLQGVMIRSPLTCEATRSVCRKCYGWALAHNELVDLGEAVGIIAAQSIGEPGTQLTMRTFHTGGVSTAETGVVRSIVEGTVEFGPKARVRGYRTPHGVEAQQAEVDFALTVTPIGNKGRAQRVDITNGSLLFVEDGQQIAADVTLAQIAAGAVKKSVEKATKDVICDLAGQVRYENAIQPKSVTDRQGNITLKAQRLGRLWVLAGDVYNLPPNALPVVKGNVKVEHGQVLAEASQASEFGGEVRLRDSIGDSREVQIVTTSMTLKDFKLMGESTHSGEIWHLEAKDGTRYRLNTIPGSKIGNGEVIAELADDRFRTQTGGLAKFAPGLAIKKARSAKNGFEVSKGGTLLWIPQETHEINKDISLLMIKDGQWIEAGTEVVKDIFSQTAGIVTVTQKNDILREIIVRSGSFHICSENKVLERFRGDGQMVNPGEKIAKGIDSDVMTFVQTVETPEGSGLLLRPVEEYSIPNEAQLPELSHIKQLNGPHLGLKATQRLAFKDGELIKSVEGVELLKTQLSLETFDTTPQMTVDVEAIRDKRAKTIERLRLVILESILVRRDTISDSSHGSTHTELQIEDGQTVNAGDVVATTQILCKQEGIAQLPEMQEGDPIRRLIVERDEDTVTLTTKEPPVVKLGQRLVDGESLSKSDISSCCGEVESVDDKKVTLRLGRPYMVSPDSVLHVRDGDLVQRGDGLALLVFERQKTGDIVQGLPRIEELLEARRPRESAILCKKSGTVDIKQGEDDESITVNVIEEGDSIAEYPILLGRNVMVSNSQQVHAGELLTDGPINPHELLDCFFSDLRDRKPLMEAAQESIAKLQHRLVTEVQNVYKSQGVSIDDKHIEVIVRQMTSKVRIEDAGDTTLLPGELIELRQVEDTNQAMSITGGAPAEFTPVLLGITKASLNTDSFISAASFQETTRVLTEAAIEGKSDWLRGLKENVIIGRLIPAGTGFSGFEEELRAEAGPHPDILAEDPAGYRRMQNLRPDYTVEMPASPAASSTAVLDDPSDEDLEATRNRHGIDPSSSNFAAFVRPTSENELEEDQSPDPAALEGLQEEGLLSDD
- a CDS encoding high light inducible protein, whose translation is MLEPRLIPQRRLPRYGFHNHIEKLNGRLAMIGFIALMLVEFRLGHGLLIW
- the rlmN gene encoding 23S rRNA (adenine(2503)-C(2))-methyltransferase RlmN; the protein is MSNLPIACGKDVLLGKSRSDLEQWVALRGEEPFRGRQLHQWLYTKGVKTLDEITVLPKTLRSTLDKSGVEIGRLEEAKRVVALDLTTKLLLETSDGEKIETVGIPSEHRLTVCVSSQVGCSMACRFCATGKEGLTRSLEVNEIVDQVLSVREAMNRRPSHIVFMGMGEPLLNIYAVLNAIRCFNEDLGISQRRITVSTVGVANTLPKLGELAMRHLGRVQFTLAVSLHAPNQKLREFLVPTAKAYPLELLLEDCRHYLDITGRRVSFEYVLLGGVNDLPEHAEELSLRVSGFQSHVNLIAYNPIDEEDFNRPSQRRINAFRNVLEQKGIAVSLRASRGLDQNAACGQLRRNHQPN
- a CDS encoding AmpG family muropeptide MFS transporter, with the protein product MMRKRFQNLKSKFSPQAGQAVRTLTVGIEGFASGLPLMTISKLLQGWLTALGIPIEMIGLLGLIELPYTLKLFWAPLMDKWAIPWPDRRRGWIAILQILIGINLIAFLSLKPNEEPFHLFLVGLAALLVAILSASQDVVVDAYRTDLLPEKERGGGAAAASLGYRLAMLFIGAGGFFIAGIFGWRIAFLLAGILMLAISPFTLLAPKLTQIENSLPTLREAVLGPAYEFVGRTGKRKAIQLLTLVLLYRWPDGLLSLMSVPFLIQAGFTPELIGAIQGGWGIAATMLGTATGGIFFSKLGLNKALWIYGIVGAISNLAYWALAHFGGTIQRLLIAVTVENFCSGMMVSAFLALLMSLCNPRFSASQYALLSGIYALSRSLLSTPGGFVANQIGWSSFFALSMATAVPSFLLMTIVTPWKEAIPRGAFDPKRDSTNYQLG
- a CDS encoding HEAT repeat domain-containing protein, translating into MTDASDQITDEGLVNLAIDPDVLAQELAAELLGDPLDEIDPESAGPNALSVARECELGLDWLQKGHQERRLQGLRVFCEHRDPRALPLLIPLLREPCPVERMSAVYALGRNPCPRAVEILVQLLKTDGNAYVRKATAWSLGNYPDASVLQPLVDALQHDVAAVRLWAAGSLAEVGGNSLKNAESAADQLLISLRIDSEPLVRSNCIWALGRLHDKLPESLRAQMVDVFFNVLLNDLEASVRDEASIALEQLENPQVIARLKGLIDEGLLV
- a CDS encoding DUF2997 domain-containing protein, which produces MPQRTLRFRIRQDGRVEESVEGVIGEDCNQLTEKLEAALGSVEHRERTSESYLRPQDQAQSIPAEIL
- a CDS encoding DUF1257 domain-containing protein, coding for MSHFSTLKTQLRKLEPLVQALQELGHVPNLGEHIIRGYRGQTVKAELAVQMANDGGDIGFRWNPSTESYELVADLDLWKHTVPVERFLAQLTQRYALNTVLAATAQEGFEVSKQSSNIDGSIELVVTRWDP
- a CDS encoding ferredoxin, producing MTRESDPSKAFLANSQSEFSRNGFEPCLGGKLREKAVWVDESACIGCRYCAHVATNTFVIESDLGRSRAVRQDGDSSERIQEAIDTCPVDCIHWVQFEELADLRLQLDQLDLHPLGTLPRVPKRLKPRKKNQ
- a CDS encoding aldo/keto reductase; this translates as MPTSIPCRRFGRSEIEIPILSLGGMRYQQSWSDLALDEISFNEQSHVENILEAAVSCGLHHVETARHYGSSELQLGRAMQKISDSKRLLQTKVPANDDPHSFEKELELSFERLKCKRVDLFAIHGLNLPEHLDQTLRPNGCMDVVRRWQDDGRIGHVGFSTHGPVDLIIEAIKTGHFDYVNLHWYYIWQENSLALDVAKEYDLGVFIISPTDKGGHLHNPSLELIKLCAPLHPIVFNDLFCLSDPRVHTISVGVANLQDFEKHLEAVTLLDSVQNYLPEIKARLYSAARMKLGDAWLDSWKVGLPSWQETPGHINLHVLLWLHNLLEAWDMESYAKARYCLLGNGGHWFPGSNADVLDSEVSEISLREALCNSPWRDDIPLLLRNLRERIGGQSRQRLSSA
- the rsmG gene encoding 16S rRNA (guanine(527)-N(7))-methyltransferase RsmG; its protein translation is MQLHSHTDFSQPSPSIWETMQWEPSNQQFEQMRTLQTSLQKWNSQINLTKLIEGEDYWISQIFDSLWPLSHELSTPQIPLSIIDVGTGCGFPGLAVAIALPKAKLTLIESVRKKTDALKGMVKDLGLNPRVTVRTERVETTGHDKACRGKFDLAMARAVASCPVLAEYLIPLIKTNKEALLFRGQWNLVEEKKLIEALKPLKSKIIKVESIQLPNNRGLRHQIRVKKDSECPTIYPRSIGIPTKRPLGTMH